A single Vigna radiata var. radiata cultivar VC1973A unplaced genomic scaffold, Vradiata_ver6 scaffold_356, whole genome shotgun sequence DNA region contains:
- the LOC106779218 gene encoding uncharacterized protein LOC106779218, with the protein MARPTEGFELQLYLAASNHSVSAAIIQESPDLKLIYFTSRTLQGAEERYSQVEKVALALLTAARRLRPYFQSHQVVIRTNHPIAKILRKPDLAGRIVAWAVELSEFGLRYEPQGSVKGQHLADFAAEIYRPEEPNIWHLNVDGSSDRRGGGAGIVLEGPDSLLVEQAVSFNFQLSNNQAEYEALINRLLLAKELEVNHLVCRMDSQLVVGQLNGTFQVKDDHLLRYYHKVSELIKSFTTFSMTHIPRAQNSQADLLSKLTHSREKSQLSSVIKTTLHKPFLEAYTTNVATPRNNWRQDIIQLMIQQEQGGWISITDSKRIACYMFVGDDLYRRGYTTPLLKCLSDEEAKYVMQEFHHGVCGSHSGKRMQRAKILRAGFYWPSMEQDCATFVQKCISCQSHRHNLRIPPSELHEIISPWPFAQLRMDIAGPLPVGKSQCKYLLVAVDYFTKWIEAKALAIISTQKVQSFIWRLICRFGLPHKIVTDNGRQFVERKLEDFLKGLCIKHITSSVEHPQTNGQAEAANKAIISELKKRLGRDKGLWVKELPKLLWAYRCTPPNDD; encoded by the coding sequence ATGGCTCGTCCAACTGAAGGGTTTGAATTGCAACTCTACTTGGCTGCATCCAACCATTCGGTAAGTGCCGCTATCATTCAGGAAAGCCCAGACTTGAAGTTGATATATTTCACCAGTCGAACCCTGCAAGGAGCAGAGGAAAGATATTCTCAGGTAGAAAAAGTGGCTCTAGCCTTGCTGACAGCGGCACGGCGCCTCCGGCCGTATTTTCAGAGTCATCAGGTAGTCATCCGGACAAATCATCCGATTGCTAAGATTCTCAGGAAACCTGACTTGGCGGGTAGGATTGTAGCCTGGGCGGTTGAGCTATCTGAATTCGGCTTACGATATGAACCACAAGGTTCCGTAAAAGGTCAGCACTTGGCTGATTTTGCAGCTGAAATTTACCGTCCGGAGGAACCCAACATTTGGCATCTAAATGTAGATGGTTCTTCAGATAGAAGGGGAGGAGGAGCAGGCATTGTGCTCGAAGGACCGGACAGCTTACTGGTCGAACAGGCGGTCAGCTTCAACTTCCAACTTAGCAATAACCAGGCGGAATATGAAGCTCTCATCAACCGACTATTGCTGGCCAAAGAGTTGGAAGTTAATCATCTGGTATGCAGAATGGATTCTCAACTGGTTGTGGGACAGCTGAACGGAACTTTCCAGGTCAAGGACGATCATTTGCTACGCTATTATCACAAGGTTAGTGAGTTAATCAAATCATTTACCACTTTTTCTATGACCCACATACCCAGGGCACAAAATTCCCAGGCGGATCTATTGTCGAAGTTGACTCACTCCCGCGAGAAGTCGCAACTCTCTTCGGTGATCAAAACCACGCTGCATAAGCCGTTTTTGGAAGCATATACCACTAATGTGGCTACACCGCGAAATAATTGGCGACAGGACATAATTCAACTGATGATCCAACAAGAACAGGGCGGATGGATCAGTATCACTGACTCCAAACGAATCGCCTGTTACATGTTTGTGGGTGATGATTTGTACCGGCGAGGTTATACTACCCCATTGCTAAAATGTCTATCTGACGAAGAAGCTAAATACGTCATGCAAGAATTTCATCATGGTGTTTGCGGTTCACATTCAGGAAAAAGAATGCAGAGGGCCAAGATTCTACGAGCCGGTTTTTACTGGCCCTCTATGGAGCAAGATTGTGCGACGTTCGTACAGAAGTGTATCTCCTGCCAGTCTCACAGGCACAATCTACGAATCCCTCCTTCTGAACTTCATGAAATCATCTCCCCATGGCCCTTTGCGCAATTGAGGATGGATATAGCCGGACCTCTACCGGTCGGCAAATCACAATGCAAATACCTCTTGGTCGCAGTCGACTACTTCACCAAGTGGATTGAAGCAAAGGCCCTCGCAATAATAAGCACTCAGAAGGTACAAAGCTTTATCTGGCGCCTGATTTGCAGGTTTGGATTACCACACAAAATCGTAACCGATAACGGTCGGCAATTTGTTGAACGAAAACTAGAGGATTTCCTCAAAGGCCTGTGCATTAAACATATCACAAGCTCAGTTGAACATCCGCAAACAAACGGGCAGGCTGAAGCAGCCAATAAAGCCATTATTTCCGAGTTAAAGAAGAGACTGGGGCGTGATAAAGGATTGTGGGTCAAAGAATTACCTAAATTGCTTTGGGCGTACAGGTGCACacccccaaatgacgactag
- the LOC106779219 gene encoding very-long-chain (3R)-3-hydroxyacyl-CoA dehydratase PASTICCINO 2, with the protein MKFCVIFPCEGLVRSPITSTLPQISSRLFLTWGILWSFPETQSHVLVTSLLISWSIXEIIRYSFFGVKETFGFTPSWLLWLRYSSFLVLYLTGISSEVGLIYIALPFIKVNNLVAKCPL; encoded by the exons atgAAATTCTGTGTTATTTTCCCTTGTGAAGGACTGGTGAGATCTCCCATAACATCGACGTTGCCACAGATAAGTTCAAGGTTGTTCCTGACTTGGGGCATTTTATGGAGTTTTCCTGAG ACTCAGTCTCATGTGCTTGTTACCTCCCTACTGATCAGCTGGTCCATCGNAGAG ATCATTCGGTATTCTTTCTTTGGTGTCAAAGAGACTTTTGGATTTACTCCATCATGGCTTTTGTGGCTTAG aTACAGCAGCTTCCTGGTTTTGTATCTAACAGGCATAAGCAGTGAAGTTGGTCTAATATACATCGCCTTACCGTTCATCAAGGTAAATAATTTGGTTGCCAAATGTCCACTTTAG
- the LOC106779220 gene encoding uncharacterized protein LOC106779220 — translation MRAPMPDRPPPEVEKFDGMTNPDHHLQNFIDFMAFYTQSDPVKCQAFSLSLKGEALEWYYTLPPNSVDSFRTLTSMFKKQYSTNRHEEVTVAELVNLRKGKDETLRAFMHRYNHAARRINGASPEFIISSLPNCLKMGFVSESLYAKLPKTLEELQQKMAKFIKMEDQKIFRKQQHEEHPVNGNKEGKRRVESARDQKPPTNLNPRYDRYAYLTVPREKVLERALQSNLIFQRRKFPPKNVDPVQICRFHNSGGHTTESCQTLKDELEKLIRAGHLREFVKEESTRAGHSPRKSRRSPDHIQQKGNHSRDRSHSPPRHRSRSRPRERDLMVKGGIDTISGGFVGRGASSSAQKRHLRRLHSVHSVVRNPVSMPAITFTDKDFHAPDPDQDDPMVITARIAQYDVGKVLVDQGSSVNILYWTTFRRMEIAEDVIAPFSEHIVGFARERVDTRGYLDLRTRLGTDDDGKEL, via the coding sequence ATGCGGGCCCCTATGCCCGACCGGCCTCCGCCTGAGGTTGAAAAATTTGATGGCATGACGAATCCGGATCATCATTTGCAGAACTTTATTGACTTCATGGCTTTCTACACTCAAAGTGATCCGGTAAAATGTCAGGCGTTCTCCCTGTCATTAAAGGGTGAAGCCCTAGAGTGGTATTACACGCTTCCACCCAACTCGGTGGACAGTTTCCGCACGCTGACGAGTATGTTCAAAAAGCAATACTCCACCAACCGGCACGAGGAGGTTACTGTGGCCGAGCTAGTCAACCTCAGAAAGGGGAAAGATGAAACTCTCAGAGCCTTCATGCATCGATACAATCATGCCGCTCGAAGGATAAACGGCGCCAGTCCTGAGTTCATCATTAGCAGTCTACCCAATTGCCTAAAAATGGGTTTCGTCTCAGAAAGCCTATATGCCAAGTTGCCCAAAACATTAGAAGAGTTGCAACAAAAAATGGCCAAATTTATCAAGATGGAAGACCAGAAGATCTTTCGGAAACAGCAGCATGAAGAACACCCGGTGAACGGCAACAAGGAGGGGAAGCGTCGGGTTGAGAGCGCCCGGGATCAGAAACCCCCGACGAATCTAAACCCTAGGTACGATCGCTATGCGTACCTCACTGTCCCTAGAGAAAAGGTGCTGGAAAGGGCTTTGCAGTCCAACCTGatctttcaaagaagaaaatttccacCTAAGAATGTGGACCCGGTGCAGATTTGCCGATTCCATAATTCAGGAGGCCACACCACTGAAAGCTGTCAAACTCTCAAAGATGAATTGGAGAAGCTGATCCGCGCTGGACACCTCCGAGAATTCGTGAAAGAGGAATCCACCCGCGCCGGACACTCCCCAAGAAAGTCGCGGAGAAGCCCAGACCATATACAGCAGAAGGGTAACCACTCACGCGATCGTTCCCATAGTCCTCCAAGGCATAGGTCTCGTAGCCGACCTAGGGAGCGAGATCTCATGGTAAAGGGCGGGATCGATACTATTTCGGGCGGATTTGTTGGAAGAGGTGCATCATCCTCAGCTCAAAAGAGACATTTGAGGCGCCTACACAGCGTTCATTCGGTGGTACGAAATCCAGTGTCAATGCCCGCGATAACTTTCACGGACAAGGATTTCCATGCACCAGATCCTGACCAAGATGATCCTATGGTCATCACAGCCCGTATTGCACAATACGATGTAGGCAAAGTCCTCGTAGACCAAGGCAGTTCAGTCAATATACTATACTGGACAACATTCCGAAGAATGGAAATTGCAGAAGATGTAATTGCTCCATTTAGCGAGCATATTGTTGGCTTCGCCAGAGAAAGAGTAGACACCCGAGGGTATCTCGACTTACGAACCCGCCTGGGGACAGATGATGATGGTAAAGAACTTTGA